In a single window of the Pseudodesulfovibrio profundus genome:
- a CDS encoding nitrite/sulfite reductase domain-containing protein has product MENMESEVMNVMPVKRKDGTYAVRLCLHQGLFNRAAMQTVQEVMDTFGLTDLRVTTGQRLNLEGVPADKIDSVLESLGNQVEKCPPGISVCAGGALCKYGKQETREITDRLLAVLKSNAPYPFKVKSGVSGCAMACGLSFVRDLGLVGGAKGWTVLYGGSARHRAAPGLTLAKGASADEALDLIEKGLAYYKENGKKGERLGMMVRRLGSEAVLDALT; this is encoded by the coding sequence ATGGAAAATATGGAATCCGAAGTTATGAATGTGATGCCGGTAAAACGGAAAGACGGCACCTACGCCGTGCGGTTGTGTCTGCATCAGGGCTTGTTCAACCGCGCTGCCATGCAGACTGTGCAGGAGGTCATGGATACATTTGGCCTGACCGATCTTCGCGTGACCACAGGACAGCGCCTCAACCTGGAAGGCGTGCCAGCCGACAAGATTGACTCCGTGCTGGAATCACTGGGCAATCAGGTTGAAAAGTGTCCTCCCGGCATCTCTGTTTGCGCAGGCGGAGCCCTTTGCAAGTACGGCAAGCAGGAGACTCGCGAGATTACGGACCGTTTGCTGGCCGTGCTCAAGAGCAACGCCCCGTATCCTTTCAAGGTCAAGAGCGGTGTTTCCGGCTGTGCCATGGCCTGCGGATTGAGCTTCGTGCGTGACCTCGGCCTGGTTGGCGGAGCCAAGGGATGGACCGTGCTCTACGGCGGTTCTGCACGGCATCGCGCTGCACCGGGACTGACCCTTGCAAAGGGCGCGAGCGCAGACGAAGCGCTGGACCTCATTGAGAAGGGGCTGGCGTACTACAAGGAGAACGGAAAGAAGGGCGAGCGACTTGGCATGATGGTCCGTCGTCTTGGCAGTGAAGCCGTTCTGGATGCGTTGACCTAA
- a CDS encoding sulfite exporter TauE/SafE family protein encodes MLDLIIFSLAWFVAGAINNLAGFGAAMVAMPILTIVLPMETAVVSAMPIIVMLNVQMAWAYRHNIPWSALRSVVIGGVVGVVAGLVIMETVPEGALKLTMGVFLVLYGMYSFFQSDHAGQMQKHSFWGAVAGFFSTLLGALFSFNGPPLAVYVTAGGWEQKKAKGLLGACFVLSGITILIGQVVSGAVTMETLRYSAIGVPAVLAGGGIGIFASRFVAQAVYRRIILMVIMTAGLSVIYSCL; translated from the coding sequence ATGCTCGATCTCATCATTTTCAGTCTCGCCTGGTTCGTAGCCGGGGCAATCAACAACCTCGCCGGTTTCGGTGCTGCCATGGTTGCCATGCCGATCCTCACCATTGTCCTTCCCATGGAAACGGCTGTTGTCAGCGCCATGCCGATCATCGTCATGCTGAATGTCCAAATGGCCTGGGCGTACAGGCACAATATCCCGTGGTCAGCGCTGCGATCCGTGGTGATTGGCGGCGTGGTTGGTGTAGTGGCAGGACTGGTAATCATGGAGACCGTGCCGGAAGGCGCACTCAAGTTGACCATGGGCGTGTTCCTCGTGCTGTATGGGATGTATTCCTTTTTTCAATCGGACCACGCCGGGCAGATGCAAAAGCATTCTTTCTGGGGAGCGGTGGCAGGCTTCTTTTCCACGCTGCTCGGTGCGCTGTTCAGCTTCAATGGTCCACCCCTGGCGGTGTATGTGACCGCCGGTGGTTGGGAGCAAAAAAAGGCCAAGGGATTACTCGGGGCTTGCTTTGTCCTGTCGGGCATCACTATATTGATCGGGCAGGTCGTTTCCGGTGCCGTTACAATGGAAACGCTTCGGTACTCCGCCATAGGTGTTCCGGCTGTGCTTGCCGGTGGCGGTATAGGAATTTTTGCATCACGATTTGTGGCTCAGGCAGTGTATCGCCGGATTATTCTCATGGTGATCATGACTGCCGGGCTTTCTGTCATCTACTCGTGTTTATGA
- a CDS encoding sigma-54 interaction domain-containing protein, translating to MEYENSKRARRIAPKNKYLISSYLCQVFDTMRDGLYITDSNGDTITVNEMYENLTGLKAEDIVGKNVKELVESGVFDLALNSKVVATKKSATAVQMTNKGRKVVLMAHPIFDYDEDVEMVVTFVRDIALISQLKEQVVAQKQLINKYKHEIQQNNESLYRSTSPVMVELYSQIERVAKTDATVLLLGETGVGKDVLAREVHEKSDRKGHPLFKVDCTSIPENLIESELFGYAPGAFSGADSCGKPGMFEMADKGTLFLDEIGELPLSMQSKLLRVLQNSEIQRVGATKARKIDVRIIAATNRDLEEEVRQGTFRSDLFYRLHVAVINIPPLRERGEDVHAMLHFFRQQFNTKYKRNLKLSAKVEEAMLNYRWDGNIREMENFMHSLAVTSHDDRVELRHLPMRMLDSSDMQCEPGQIGLDFDDVEGKDLKTIMAEVEAKYLLHAIERYGSTTKAAEKLNVNRTTIFRKLKKAGISSEDMDK from the coding sequence ATGGAATATGAGAACTCGAAACGGGCAAGACGCATTGCCCCCAAAAACAAATACCTGATTTCCAGCTACCTTTGTCAGGTCTTCGATACCATGCGCGATGGGCTGTACATTACTGATAGTAATGGGGACACCATCACGGTCAACGAGATGTACGAGAATCTGACCGGCCTGAAGGCCGAGGATATCGTCGGCAAGAACGTCAAGGAACTGGTGGAGAGCGGGGTCTTTGATCTGGCGCTCAATTCCAAGGTGGTGGCAACGAAAAAGTCGGCCACGGCTGTCCAGATGACCAACAAGGGGCGCAAGGTCGTGCTCATGGCGCATCCTATCTTCGATTATGATGAAGATGTGGAGATGGTCGTCACCTTTGTTCGGGATATCGCGCTCATATCGCAGCTCAAAGAGCAGGTTGTTGCCCAGAAGCAGTTGATCAACAAATACAAGCATGAAATTCAGCAGAACAACGAGAGCCTGTACCGGTCCACCAGTCCGGTCATGGTCGAGCTGTACAGCCAGATAGAACGCGTGGCCAAGACCGACGCCACTGTGTTGCTTCTGGGCGAAACCGGTGTGGGCAAGGATGTGCTGGCTCGTGAAGTTCATGAAAAAAGCGACCGAAAAGGGCATCCGCTGTTCAAGGTGGATTGCACGTCCATTCCGGAGAATCTCATCGAATCGGAACTGTTCGGTTACGCGCCCGGAGCCTTTTCCGGTGCCGATTCCTGCGGCAAACCCGGCATGTTCGAGATGGCGGACAAAGGTACGTTGTTCCTTGATGAAATAGGGGAACTGCCGCTTTCCATGCAGAGCAAGCTTCTGCGTGTGTTGCAGAATAGCGAGATTCAACGCGTTGGCGCTACCAAGGCGCGCAAGATCGATGTCCGTATCATCGCCGCCACCAATCGGGATCTGGAAGAGGAGGTCCGTCAGGGCACATTCCGCAGTGATCTGTTTTATCGGCTCCATGTGGCGGTCATCAACATCCCGCCCCTCCGTGAACGGGGAGAGGATGTCCATGCCATGCTCCATTTCTTCCGCCAGCAGTTCAATACGAAATACAAACGAAACCTGAAGCTGTCGGCCAAGGTGGAAGAGGCAATGCTGAACTACCGGTGGGACGGCAATATTCGTGAGATGGAAAATTTCATGCACAGCCTGGCCGTCACTTCCCACGATGATCGCGTTGAACTGCGGCACCTGCCAATGCGCATGCTGGATTCGTCGGATATGCAATGCGAACCGGGGCAGATTGGCCTCGACTTCGACGATGTGGAAGGCAAGGATCTGAAAACGATCATGGCTGAAGTGGAGGCCAAATACCTGCTGCACGCGATTGAGCGGTACGGTTCTACCACCAAGGCTGCCGAAAAACTCAACGTGAACAGGACCACCATCTTTCGCAAATTGAAAAAAGCCGGAATTTCAAGTGAAGACATGGATAAGTAA
- a CDS encoding TRAP transporter large permease — protein sequence MEQVIPPTHVAEDTPKTGIIAWIDENIEKPFLFIGLLSIILIITFQTFYRYVITQFTDGAGSAVWTEELARFIFIWISYLAASIAIKRRENIRVDFVYDRLPEHWKPTFWIVNDLCYLVLGLVVLFMGTDLVSFQIQFPQIAPALQIPYYLPYMILPIGFGLMSIRLIQDIWKEVQTAGIKSFAIATAITAAIFTPVLLGIDIASTTILFGYFALFLIIGVPIGISLGLASLVTLVGSGTLPVDYIAQVSFTSIDSFPIMAIPFFIAAGIFMGSGGLSTRLLNLADELLGPLPGGMALATIATCMFFAAISGSGPATVAAIGSLTIPAMIERGYDKFFACAIVAAAGAIGVMIPPSNPFVIYGVASQSSIGKLFIAGIIPGMITGLVLMAFSYWYSKKKGWMGEAKERSVASISKALWDAKLALMVPVIVLGGIYGGLMTPTEAAAVAAFYGLIVGLFVYKGLNMSNIVDSFMEVCTTSAIVIILMAMATVFGYVMTVEQVPAKIASFILGVTESKIVILLLINVLLLIIGTFMEALAAIVILVPILLPIVTKVGVDPVHFGIIMVVNLAIGFATPPVGVNLFVASSVAKVKLEHVSKQILPILALMIMVLLAVTYIPEISLMFIGD from the coding sequence ATGGAACAAGTAATACCACCGACCCATGTGGCCGAAGACACCCCGAAAACGGGCATCATAGCCTGGATCGATGAAAATATTGAAAAGCCCTTCCTCTTTATCGGGCTGCTCTCCATCATCCTGATCATCACCTTCCAGACCTTTTACCGCTACGTCATCACGCAATTTACCGACGGCGCCGGCTCCGCAGTCTGGACCGAAGAACTGGCCCGGTTCATCTTCATATGGATATCGTACCTCGCCGCCTCAATCGCCATTAAACGCCGCGAGAATATCCGCGTCGACTTCGTCTATGACCGGCTCCCCGAACACTGGAAGCCCACGTTCTGGATCGTCAATGATCTCTGCTATCTGGTCCTCGGCCTTGTGGTTCTTTTCATGGGAACCGATCTGGTTAGTTTCCAGATTCAATTCCCGCAGATCGCTCCGGCCCTCCAGATTCCCTATTATCTCCCGTACATGATCCTGCCCATCGGGTTCGGTCTCATGAGCATTCGTTTGATTCAGGATATCTGGAAAGAGGTGCAGACCGCCGGTATCAAGAGCTTTGCCATCGCCACAGCCATCACTGCAGCGATCTTCACTCCTGTTCTTCTTGGGATCGACATCGCCTCAACCACCATCCTGTTCGGCTACTTCGCTCTCTTCCTGATCATCGGCGTGCCCATCGGCATCAGCCTCGGCCTTGCCTCTCTGGTAACGCTTGTCGGGTCGGGAACGCTGCCTGTTGATTATATCGCTCAGGTATCCTTCACCTCTATCGACTCCTTCCCGATCATGGCGATCCCGTTCTTCATTGCCGCGGGTATCTTCATGGGATCGGGCGGTCTGTCCACCCGTCTGCTGAATCTGGCCGACGAACTGCTCGGCCCCCTGCCCGGCGGCATGGCCCTGGCAACCATCGCAACCTGCATGTTCTTCGCGGCCATTTCCGGCTCAGGCCCGGCGACCGTTGCAGCGATCGGTTCCCTGACCATTCCGGCCATGATCGAGCGCGGCTACGACAAGTTCTTTGCCTGCGCCATTGTCGCTGCTGCCGGTGCCATCGGCGTTATGATTCCGCCCTCCAACCCGTTCGTCATCTACGGTGTCGCTTCACAAAGCTCCATCGGCAAGCTGTTCATCGCCGGTATCATTCCGGGCATGATCACCGGTCTTGTCCTGATGGCTTTCAGCTACTGGTACTCCAAGAAAAAAGGATGGATGGGTGAAGCAAAGGAACGTTCTGTCGCTTCCATCTCCAAGGCCCTCTGGGATGCCAAGCTCGCGCTGATGGTCCCGGTCATCGTCCTCGGCGGTATCTACGGTGGTCTCATGACTCCCACCGAAGCTGCTGCCGTGGCTGCTTTCTACGGACTGATCGTCGGCCTCTTCGTCTACAAAGGGCTGAACATGAGCAACATTGTCGACTCCTTCATGGAAGTCTGCACCACCTCAGCCATCGTCATCATCCTTATGGCCATGGCCACAGTGTTCGGCTACGTCATGACCGTCGAGCAGGTTCCGGCCAAAATCGCCTCCTTCATCCTTGGCGTGACCGAGAGCAAGATCGTCATCCTGCTGCTCATCAACGTCCTGCTGCTCATCATCGGTACGTTCATGGAGGCCCTTGCCGCCATTGTCATTCTCGTGCCGATCCTGCTGCCCATCGTGACCAAGGTCGGCGTGGATCCTGTCCACTTCGGTATCATCATGGTCGTCAACCTTGCTATCGGCTTTGCCACGCCTCCTGTCGGCGTCAACCTGTTCGTGGCATCAAGTGTCGCCAAGGTGAAGCTTGAGCATGTCTCCAAGCAGATCCTGCCGATCCTCGCACTGATGATCATGGTCCTGCTGGCAGTTACCTACATCCCGGAAATCTCGTTGATGTTCATCGGCGATTAA
- a CDS encoding amidohydrolase family protein, translating to MKVIDFRFRPNTPEVINGIANSAMFKDLCEAIEFHKQKPEPFETILEGLEKHNVVKAVITGRDCETTYASMANGNGAVLDFCTKAPETYVGFWGIDPHKGMDAIRDLQQAVTENETINGAAVDPYLAKIYPNDAKYYPVYAKCCELDIPIIFTTGTASFVPGAIIDHVAPRYIDFVARDFPELKIIMSHGGYPWVNEAIIVAQRNKNVFIEFSEYELWPMGSTYVEAANTIIGDKVMFASAHPFIDYREQLEKYAALPFEDDVREKVMYGNAAKLLGL from the coding sequence ATGAAGGTTATCGACTTTCGATTCAGGCCCAATACCCCCGAAGTAATCAACGGTATCGCCAATAGCGCCATGTTCAAGGATTTGTGTGAAGCCATTGAATTTCACAAGCAGAAACCCGAGCCGTTCGAGACAATTCTCGAAGGACTTGAAAAGCACAATGTGGTCAAGGCTGTGATCACAGGCCGTGATTGTGAAACCACCTATGCTTCCATGGCCAACGGTAACGGTGCTGTCCTGGATTTCTGCACCAAAGCGCCCGAGACCTATGTCGGATTCTGGGGAATCGACCCGCACAAAGGCATGGATGCCATCCGCGATCTGCAGCAGGCCGTGACCGAAAACGAGACCATCAACGGTGCAGCCGTTGATCCGTATCTCGCCAAGATTTACCCCAATGATGCCAAGTACTACCCGGTCTATGCCAAGTGCTGTGAGCTGGATATTCCCATCATCTTCACCACCGGCACAGCCAGCTTTGTCCCCGGTGCTATCATCGATCATGTGGCACCGCGTTACATTGATTTCGTAGCCCGCGATTTCCCTGAGCTCAAAATCATCATGAGCCATGGCGGTTACCCCTGGGTCAACGAAGCGATTATCGTGGCCCAGCGCAACAAGAACGTATTCATCGAATTCTCCGAGTACGAACTGTGGCCCATGGGTTCGACCTATGTCGAAGCGGCCAATACCATCATCGGCGACAAGGTCATGTTCGCCAGCGCCCACCCGTTCATCGACTACCGCGAACAGCTCGAAAAGTACGCAGCCCTGCCCTTTGAGGACGATGTCCGCGAAAAGGTCATGTACGGCAACGCCGCCAAGCTTCTCGGCCTGTAG
- a CDS encoding TRAP transporter substrate-binding protein: protein MFFQQLILSGGMVFTSKIIKQAFFLVLLLLLVAGCKLGAQNDDGIIKIRLAHPMAPGNNVTLGYEKFAELVNEKSNGTIKVEVYGSSMLGSDRVAMESVQRGSLEMASSSSPNMANFSPYFMIFDLPYITDIKHQKKIYDALDNGSLGEFFDRLGEEINLRPIMFSEYGYRNFVTTGQPISTADTLKKLKVRVTASPVEIEVAKALSMSPTPIAWGETYTAMQQGTVDGEGNTFSLLSDSKHDEVIRYAVDSRHNYSMHILMVNKDYWHDLPDNAKKIINESAEEALTYQRSITASLERKAEQKFIDQGIKVHKLTPDELAEYKARTRPVWDLFADRIPSELFTMIQEIQQ from the coding sequence ATGTTTTTTCAGCAACTTATCCTTTCTGGGGGAATGGTGTTTACAAGTAAAATTATCAAACAGGCGTTCTTTCTCGTCTTACTCCTGCTACTTGTCGCAGGATGCAAGCTGGGAGCACAGAACGATGACGGCATCATCAAAATCCGTCTGGCGCACCCCATGGCTCCGGGCAACAACGTCACGCTCGGCTATGAAAAATTTGCAGAACTGGTGAACGAGAAATCCAACGGCACCATCAAGGTCGAGGTGTACGGCAGCAGCATGCTGGGCAGCGACCGCGTAGCCATGGAATCCGTTCAGCGCGGTTCCCTTGAGATGGCCTCTAGTTCCTCACCCAACATGGCCAACTTCTCACCCTATTTCATGATCTTCGATCTGCCCTACATCACGGACATCAAGCATCAGAAAAAGATTTACGATGCGTTGGACAATGGTTCCCTGGGTGAATTCTTTGACCGTCTTGGCGAAGAGATCAACCTCAGACCGATCATGTTCAGCGAATACGGATACCGGAACTTCGTGACCACCGGACAGCCCATCTCCACAGCCGACACCCTCAAGAAGCTCAAGGTCCGCGTCACCGCCTCCCCGGTCGAGATCGAGGTCGCCAAAGCGCTCAGCATGAGCCCAACCCCCATTGCATGGGGCGAGACCTACACCGCCATGCAGCAGGGCACGGTCGATGGCGAAGGCAACACCTTCTCCCTTCTCTCGGACTCCAAGCACGACGAAGTCATCCGTTATGCGGTTGATTCACGCCATAACTATTCAATGCACATCCTTATGGTCAATAAGGACTACTGGCACGATCTTCCTGACAACGCCAAGAAGATCATCAATGAATCCGCTGAAGAGGCATTGACCTACCAGCGATCCATCACCGCTTCTCTTGAAAGGAAGGCGGAGCAGAAGTTCATCGACCAGGGCATCAAGGTCCACAAGCTCACCCCTGATGAGCTGGCCGAGTACAAGGCCAGGACCCGCCCTGTCTGGGATCTGTTTGCTGACAGAATCCCCTCCGAACTTTTCACCATGATTCAGGAAATCCAGCAGTAG